AGCGTCGGGCGCGTAGGCCACCTGAATGTGGTTCGCCTTGTGCCGCGCCATCATCTGGTCGCGCGTGATGCCGTACAGCACGGCGTGCATGATGGGCCATTGCGGCGTGGTGATCCGCCAGCGCCGTTCGGTCTCTTCGCGAGGCAGCTCGACGACCTTGGCCCGGCCCAGATCGGCGCGCAGCACGCCTGCGTCGACGAAAATGCGGCTCCAGACGATTTCGCCGGGCTTGGAAATTCCCTTCAGCGTGCCGCCGCCGAGGCGGAAATACATGGGCGGCTGCCGCTCGCTGGAAGCGCCCGCGTATCCGCCGATGAAATGCTGCGGCGGCGCCGCGCCCGAGATCAGGAACACCCACACATATTCGCCGTTGTATTCCTCGCCATAGCGGACATCGTGCAGCGTGGTCTCGGGATCGTAGCCGAGCGCCGTCCAGATGCGGTTCGTGATCAGCGCGTCGAGCCCGGCGCACTCGTCCACTTCGTTGAAATGCGGCAGAGCCTTGCCCTCGTACAGAATGCGCCCGTTGCCGCGCGCCTGCACCGGCGGACGGTCCACGTTGTTCAGCAGCCCTTCCACCAGATCCGACGCCGGCGCCAGATCTTTCAGCCCCTGCTGGTACTGGATGCCGATCGTGTCGCAGCCGAAATCATCCGCAATGCGCAGCGCGGCGATGTACATCTTGCACTGTTGCAGAATCTGATCGTCGGTGAGATCGGTCTCCGGATTCGGCCCGGTGACGAACTTCATGCCCTTCGCGTCCAGCCAGCGCCGCACGGCAAGCGCTTCCTCGTCGCTCACGGTCAGCATCTCGGCGTACAGCGCCGACTGCGACAGCCGCTCCTTGAATACGCCCGTGCGGTGCAGCAGCTCGTCGGGGATGATGGCGTTGTACATGCCCATGCAGCCCTCGTCGAACACGCCCATGATGGCCTTGTTCCGGTAGAGCTCGCGGGCCATCCGCGCCCCCATCTCCTCGCAGTCGGACGGCAGCCGGAACGAAGCCAGCGGCCGCACGTGCCGCGTGTCGTGCACCAGCTTCTCGCCCTCCAGCCACCTCTTCAGCCCGCTGAGGAAAAACTCGTCGTCGAAATTCTCGCTCCACAGCGTCGAATACGGGATGCCGGCCTTCGTCATCGAGCCGTTCAGGTTCAGCATGCCCACCAGCCCCGGCCACTGCCCGCTCCAGTTGGCCACCGTCAGGATCGGCCCCTGGTGCGTGTACAGCCCGTGCAGAATGTGATGCGAGTATTGCCAGACGGCCTCCACCACGATCAGCGGCGCCGTGGGAGGAATGTTGCGGAACACTTCCATCCCGTATTTCTGGCTGTCGATGAAACCGTGCTTCTTGTTTTCGTCATAAGGATGGCCGCGCTCGATGGAATATCCGAGGCTGCGCACCGCCTCCATCACTTTCTGCTCGGCCGCCTGTTGTGCGGGCCAGCACACCTGGTTCGCCGAAAGGCGGAGATCCCCGTTCGCGATCAGAATTGCCGTGTCTGCCATGCTCTTATTCAACCACAGGCGTCCGAAAAGCGGCCGCCGGTCAGAAGCGGGCGCGCGCGTGCAGAAACCGCGCGCAGTCGGGGCAGAACGCCGCCTGCCGCACGTCGATCCGCTCCACCGTGTGGGCGCTGCTCATCACGCAGCGCCAGTCCCCGCAGTGCCGCAGCCCCTGCGTGTGGCCCAGCTCGTGCAGCAGCTCTTTCATCAGCCTCTCCAGCAGGAGCGCCGGGTTCGGAGGCAGCCCGTAGTATTCATCCCGCAGCCGGTGCGTGCTGATGACGGCCGCATGGCCCGCCACTTGCGCCTCTCCGAACACGAACGTGAACACCGGAACGAACAGGTCCAGCCCCGTCACCCCCACCACGGCGGAGCCCGGCGGATGCGGGCGCCCGGCGAGCCGCGCCAGCACGGGCGTCGACCACGCCTGCCGCCGCAGTTCGTCGTAGCTGAACGTGATGTCGAGCGGCTCCGTCTCGATGTGGCAGGAAGCGCCCAGCAGCCGCGCCGCCTCGGCCGCCAGCCGGTCCAGCAGTTCCATTGGAGGAACGCCGTCCGAGTTCGCCAGCCCCATCCGGATGAAGGTCAGCGCCTCGACCACGGCGGGCCTCGCTGTCAACGGCTGGCGGGCTCGCGCAGGCCGTACTTGCGGATCTTGTTGTACAGCGTCGTGCGGTCGATGTCGAGAATCCGCGCCGTCTTCGACAGGTTCCACCGCGTTTCCGCCAGCACCCGCTCAATGTGCGCCTTCTCGACATCCTCCAGCCTCAGCCCCGTGGCGATCACCGGCGCGGAAGGATGCAGCTGGAACGGGAAATCCTCCGGCTTCAGATCCCCTTCCCGCCGCATCAGCAGCGCCCGCTCGATCGCGTTCTCCAACTCGCGCACGTTGCCCGGCCAGTCGTACCGCATCAGCAGCTCCATCGTCTCCGGCGCCAGCCGCTGCGGCGGACGGTTCATCTGCCGCGCGAACTTGTCCAGGAAATGCGCCACCAGCAGCGGAATGTCTTCCTTCCTCTCCCGCAGCGCCGGAATGTTGATCGAGAACACATTCAGCCGGTAATACAGGTCCGGGCGGAACACCCGCTCCTCCACCAGCCGCTCCAGGCTCTTGTTCGTCGCCGCAATGGCGCGGAAATCCACCTTCACCGGCATCGTGTCCCCCACGCGCACGATCTCTTTTTCCTGCAGAACGCGCAGCAGGTCGGTCTGCACGCGCAGGCTGATGTCGCTGATTTCGTCCAGGAACACCGTGCCGCCATCGGCCACTTCGAACTTGCCCTTCTTGCGCGCCTGCGCGCCCGTAAACGCGCCGCGTTCGTGGCCGAACAGCTCGCTCTCCAGCAGCGACTCCGTCAGCGCCCCGCAGTGGATCACCACCATCGGGTTGTACCGCCGCGGGCTCAGCGCATGAATCGCGCGCGCCACCACTTCCTTGCCCGTGCCGCTCTCGCCCGTGATCAGCACCGTCGCGTCGGTGGGCGCGACCGTCTCGACGAGTTCGATCACGCGCTTCATCGCCGGGCTCTGGCCGATCAGCTTCGTCTCGGGGAAGATCTCGTCGAGGTTCTCCTTGAGCTTCGACACCTCCCGCTCGGCGCGCTTGTGCGAGATCGCCTTGTTCACCAGGTGCACCAGCTCGTCAGGATCGAACGGCTTCGTGATGTAGTCGTAAGCCCCGTTCTTCAGCGCCCGCACGGCGGTCTCCACGCTGGCGAAGCCCGTCATGATGATCACCGGCATCGCCGGATCGATCTCCCGCAGCTTCGCCTGCAATTCAATGCCGTCGACCCCCGGCATCTTGATGTCGACCAGCGCCAGGTCGAACCTGCGGCTGGCCAGCATCTCCAGCGCCGCCGCTGCCCCCGGCGCGATCGACACCTGGAAGCCTTCGCTCTCGAACCACTTGCCGAGCGAATCCCGCACGACAATGTCGTCGTCGACAATGAGGATGCTTGGCTCGCCCATCACGCCTCTCCCTTCACCATCGTCTCCGGCTCGCTGTCCGGCTCCTTCGCTTCCAGCGGCAGCTCGACGATGAACTCCGCCCCCTTGCCCGGCGCCGAATTCAGCCGGATCCGCCCGCCGTGCCGCTCCACGATGCCCCGCGCCACAGCCAGCCCGAGCCCCGTACGGTGCGGATCGTCCTTGGTCGAGAAGAACGGCTCGAAGATCTGCAGCTGCAGCTCCGGAGCGATGCCGGGCCCGTTGTCGCGCACCACCAGCTCGATGCCGCTCTCGGCGCGGCGCGTCTCCACCGTCACCTCGCCTCCGCGCCCCAGCGCTTCCTGCGCGTTCACCAGCAGCACGATCAGCACCTGCTGGATCTGCCCGGGGTCGCAGTCGATCTCGGGCAGCGAATCGTCCAGCTGCGTGCGCAGCGCGATCTGCGACAGCTCGTACTGGTGCATCACCAGGCGCACCGCGCGCTCCACGATCTGGTTCACCTGCGTGTGCACGCGCTGGGGCGTCGATTGCCGGGCGAACGCCAGCAGGTTCTTCATCAGATCCCCGCAACGGCGGCTTTCGCGCTCGATGATCCGCAGGTTGTCGATCATCCGCTGCCGCGCCGCTTCATCCAGAACCGGCTTCTGCAGGTCCTTCAGCACCAGCCGCGCATACGTCAGCATCCCGAACAGCGGGTTGTTCACCTCGTGCGCCACCGTCGCCGCCAGCCGCCCCAGCGAGGCCATCTTTTCGGTGTGGATCAGGCTCCTCTGCGCGGCTTCCAGCTCCGCCGTCTTCTCGCGCACCCGCTCCTCCAGCGTGTCCGCCCACTCGGTCAGCTCGCGGTGCGTCTTCTCCAGATCCTCCGCCATCTCGTTGAACGACTCGGCGAGCACGCCCAGCTCGTCGCGCGACCGCACCTGAATGCGGTGGCTCAGGTCGCCCGACGCCAGCCGCATCGTGCCCGCCACCAGATCATGCACGGGGCGGTGGACGAAGTACCACACGAAGAGAATCGCCATCAGACAGCCCATCACCGCCGCGCCCGCCGTGAACAGGTACATCTGCGCGCGGTGCTCGGCCAGCTGCTCGTCCACCGCGTCCAGCGACAGGTGCGCGTCGATCACTCCGAGAATCCTCCGCGAAGGCGGATGGGCATGGCAGGCGGCCGTGCTGCAGTCCGGGTGGTTCTCGATCGGCAGGATCACCGCCAGCACGCGGTGGCCTTCGTCGGCGCGGAAGATCCGCGTCCGGTCTTTGCGCTGCAGCCGCGCCAGCGGCTCCGCCTGCGCATGGCAGGCGTAGCACGCCTCGGCCTGTTTGTCCACCATCGTGCCGATTTCCGCCGTGTCGGTCGAGTAGCGCACCAGCCCGACTTCATTGATGATCCGCAGCCGCCGGATCCCCGGCTCCCGGCCGATGTCCCGGATCATCGTGTACAGCATCTCCTGGTCGTTGCGCAGCATCGCCTGCCACGCCGAGAAGTGCACGACATCGGCCACCCGCTGCGCCGACAGCGACACCAGCGACTCCAGGTGCCGCTGCTCCAGCCTCTGGTGCGCGAAGCTGAACAGCACGAAGCACAGCAGCACGCCTCCCACCAGCCAGACGGCCAGCTTGGCCGCCAGGCCGAACCGCGGCAGGCGGACGGGCCGGTGCATCACGGCCCCCTAGTCCCCCTGCGCCGCGGCGCCCTGCAGGGTGGGAATCCTCGTTCCGGGAACGCTCTCCTGATCCTCGTGACGCTCTTCTTCGAAGACCGGCAGGTAGCGCGCCGCAAGCCGGAAGATGGCGAACCCGGCGGCGATGATCGCCAGCGTCACGGCCACTTCGCTCCACTTGGGAATGTACGTCACCCCTGAAGCCCGCTCCAGCCCCGTCACGCTGACATTCATCCGGTTGGCAACGAACCCGAGCAGGAACATCACCACGCCCAGATACACCGCCAGCGGATGCCGCCGCGTCTTCTCGCGGAAAAACATCAGCATCGGCACAGCCATGAGCACGATTTCGAGGCCGAACATCCACCGCTCGATGCCGGGCTCGTTCAGCGTGGCCAGCGCCCCGCGGTGGCTGAGATCCAGGAACCGCATGGTCAGGTACACCGCCGTGATCACCGCCAGCACCCGCGTCATGTTGCAGATCAGACCGTACTCCAGCTGCCGCCCGAACGCCTTCGAGCTGTGCCAGCTCTCAAAGATCGTCATCGCCAGCCCCGTGGCCACCGCCGAGATGAAGAACAGCACCGGCAGCAGCGGCGTCCACCACAGGGGGTGCAGCCGGTCCGGCATGATCAGGAACAGGCTGCCCAGCGAGCTCTGGTGCAGCGTCGACAGGATCACGCCCGCAATGATGATGGGCAGCGTGACCCCCTTCATGATCTTCAGCGCCGTGTGCATCCTGAATTTCTCGAGCACGACAGGCAGAAATTCCAGGAACAGCACCGTCGTGTACAGCGTCACGCACCAGCCCACCTCGAACATGACCGAGCGCGGATTCCACATGATCAGCGGGTGCCAGATCCGGTACGGGTGGCCCAGGTCGAACATCAGCGCCACCACCACCAGCAGGTAGCCGAGAAACGCCGTCAGAATCGCCGGCCTCACTACCGCGTGATAGGACTTGATGTTGAAAATGTGCACCGTGGCCGCCAGCGTGAAGCCGCCCGCCGCCAGTCCGACGCCGCACAGCACGTCAAACCCGATCCAGATGCCCCACGGGAACTGATCGCTCAGGTTCGTCGACGCCCCCAGCCCGCCCCAGAACCGCAGAAACGTCGCATACAGGCCCGCCGCCATGATGACCGCGAACAGGCCCCGCCAGAAATACTTCTGCGCCATCGCCATCATGACCGGCCCTCCTTCCGCGCCACCTCTTCCTTGCGGTGCGTCAGCCAGTGAATGCCGCCCAGCAGCACCGTGCCCATGACAACAACATCCGGGATGTGCTTCAGCGCAGCCCACGTGTACTGCGGCAGGGCCGTCTTCTCGATGTTCACCGGATAGCCGATCTGATCGAACGGCACGGCGGACAGGATCAGCACCGACGTGCCGCCCGCTTCCTCCAGGCCATAGATCCGAGGATAGTAGCCCTCCGGATTCTCGGCCAGCCGCTTCCGCGCTTCGGCGATCAGCTCGTCCCGGTCGCCCGAGATCGTGGCGCCGGTCGGGCACGCCTCTGCGCACCGCGTCGGCTCGCCCTTCGGCACGCGGTCAGCGCACAGGTCGCACTTGCGCACATACGGCAGGCGCGAGTTCCATTCGTACGTGGGCACGCCGAACACGCACGACACCATGCAGTACCGGCAGCCCATGCACCGCTCGGGCAGATAAACGACCGGCCCGGCGGCGGTCTTCTGCAGAGCCGCCACCGGGCAAACCGAAGCGCACGCCGGATCCAGGCAGTGCATGCACAGTTTTCGCGAGTACCGCTCGCCGTAAGTGCGGACCGCAGTCAGCTTGTGGGCGGAGGTCTTCTCCTCTGCGGCGATCTTGTCGTCGTAGGGGAGCTTCTTTCCTTCCGAACAGGCCTGCTCGCACTGACGGCATCCAATGCATTGGGTGCTGTCGAAGAGAATCGCTCGGGCCATGCGGCTCAGTCAGCCTCCAGCTTCATTCTATACCAGAATTTCAGGTCTTCTGTACTGAAATTCAACAATGAAACCGGATTAACTGAGCAGCAGCGTCCGGGCCGCTTCCTTCCACCGCTCCACAGGCAGCGCCGCCGTAGCATCCTTCGACGCCCGGCCGCCATCCGCCGCCGTCGCGCCCGCAAACTGCGGCTGGAACCTGTAGAAGACCTCGGCGGACTCCCGGATCCACGCGGGAACCAGAGAGCTCGGCAGCAGGTTCCGGCTGGGGGATTCCTCGTCAGGCGAGAACACCGTCATCAGCCACCCGCGGCCATACGGATCCTCCAGGAGCAGCCGCGGATTCTCCGCCAGCTCCCGGTTCACTTCCACAACCTCGCCTTCCACCGGCGAGATCATCTCGATCTTCTCTTCGCCGCGGTAGAACGCGAACACTTTCTGTCCCTGCCGCACCCACTGACCAGGCTTCGGCAGCTCGATCCGGTCCACCGGTCCCGCCAGTACCGCCGCCAGCTCGTCGGCGCCCACCCGGTGCACGTTCTTCCGCTCCTTCTGCATCCAGGTGTGACCCGGATGATACTTCAGGTTGGCGGGAATGTGGAATCCGCTCAGAATCTCCTGCCCGACGGCGGCCTTCTCCGCTTCCTCTGCCTCAATGGCAGCAACCGGAACCTTGCTCCGGCTCAGCAGCAGATCAATCGCGATGAAGATGGCGAAAGTGACAATCACGAGTAGGACGACCATGACATTTCTCCTTTTCAGAACTCTCTGCCGGCTCCATTCCGCGGCCGGCTCGCACCCTTGTAAGAGCATTCGCCATGCCAAAACCGGATTCTCGCTAACTCATTGATTTTTCAGTCGTAAGACCTTCACGCCCATAGACATGGTGTTGCGATTCTCAACAATGCAACCGGCCGCGTATCGCCGTAACGACGCCTAAATCGCCCTTCGTCAACGCATTACACCGCCTGTTGAACTGTTCAACGCACACTGTTGTCGAGTTCAACAAAGTCCCTTCGTCCGCGATGCTGTCCACGAGCCCACCCCAGCGGATCTCCCCTCGGCCCTACCCACGGGTTTCCCATCGCGCTTGCGCGATGGCTGCATCCCAACCGTGCCCCCTCCCACCCCGCAAACCCTTGCCCCGCAACCCCCACCCAAACCCCAAACTGCGATTTTGCGAAACGAACCGAAACCCGACCCGCGCAAACAGAGCCGCGAGGGAGCAGCCCGAAGGGCTGCGACCGAGCGGTTAAAACACAACGTCCCCAACCTTCCGACACCCTCCCTCGCGCCGCAGGCGCGACCGGTCCGCCGCCTTCCCCAGCGGGTTTCCCCTCGGCCTTGGCCGAGGGCTGCATCCCAACCGAGCCCCTCGCTCTCCCCAACGGGTTTCCCGCCGCCGTCGGGCGGGGCTGCCGGATCTCCAGGCCGATGCTTCCCGGGCGATGCCGCAATGCGCCCGAGGCGGCGCCGCGCCTCGACGGAGGACGGTCACGCGGCCGGGCTGCGCATCGGCGCCTTCCGGTTGACACGCGCGAGGCCCACGGCGCCGGACTCCTCGAATGAATCCGGCGCCGCGCCCGCCTGCATCAACCCCTTCGCCCCGCCTCGTCCTTCACCGGTTCCCGCACCCGCAGTGTATCTGCATAGAAGGAACAGCAATTCGATTTTCGTTTTCTTCCGCCCGGCCGTTTGCACGCCCTCATCGCCGGCAGCGTCTTCGATTGCACGATCGGCGCCCCCGCGAGACCGCTTTACCTGTTCATTGCACTCCGTCCTTCAGCAGCCCGGTCCGGGCGCTCCCGGGACGGTCGTCCTGATGCGGAAAGGCAAGATTGAATTCCCCGTAACAACCGCCGCCCGGACCGCATCCTTCCTGCAGAGCATGAAAGCCCTTGTGTCAGCCGTTGTGATGGCGCAGGCGCTGTCGGCCGGTCTCTTCGCCGCTCAGCCTCCGGCTGCGCTTCCGGACGATCAGGTCATCCGCGTCGACGTCAATCTGGTCAACATTTTCTTCAGCGTCCGCGACCGCAAAGGCGCCTACATCACGAATCTGGGCAAAGACGACTTCACCATCTACGAAGAAGGCAAGCCCCAGGAGATCCGCTTCTTTTCGCGCGAAACGGACCAGCCCCTCACGCTGGGCCTGCTCGTCGACGTCAGCCGAAGCCAGGAAGCTCTGATCGAGATCGAGCGCAGCGCATCCAGCCGGTTTTTCCAGCGCGTGCTCCGCGAGAAGGACATGGCCTTCCTGATCAGCTTTGGCGTCGACGCCGAGCTGCTGCAGGACTTCACGGGCTCGCCGGCTCTGCTGGCCAGGGCGCTCGACCGGCTCCGCCTGAACGCCGGAGTCAGCGGGATGTCGCCGACAGGCTCGCCGATCCCGCTGCCCGGCGGCGGCCGCGGCACGGTGCTGTATGACGCTGTCTGGCTGGCTTCGAAAGAAAAACTCCGCGGCGAGGTCGGCCGCAAGGCTTTGATCGTCATCACCGACGGTGTCGATGTCGGCAGCCGCGTGAAGCTGCAGGAGGCCATTGAAGAGGCGCAACGGTCGGATGCCATCGTCTACGTGATCCTGTTTGAAGACCCGCGCTACACCTCCTGGCAGTACGGCGGCGTCTCCGGCGAAGGCGCGATGCGGAGGATGGCGGAGGAAACCGGCGGCCGCGTTTTCCGCGTCAGCCGCCGCGAGTCGCTCGACGACATTTACGACACCATCCAGACCGAACTGCGCAGCCAGTACTCGGCCGCCTATGCCCCCTCCAACCAGGCGCGCGACGGCAGTTTCCGCCGCATCGAGGTGAAAACGAAAAACCGCGACTACCGCGTGCAGGTCCGCCGCGGCTACTACGCTCCGAAGGATTGAGATCCGGCAGCCGATGGCAAGCCCTCTCCCGCCACGCCATGCGCTCCCGCCCGCCAGAACCGGGGCATCCCGGATCCCGAACAATCGCGGGGTCAATCTCGGAGACAGCCTGAACTGAGCGCTGTGCCCCCTCACGTCCGGGCCGCGCTGGCAGAAGAGAGGGAATGCGGGCGCGCCTTCAGGCCGACACCATGCGGCTGCGCAGCTGCAGGTAGCTGCGCACGGCCGTTTCCAGCGGCGGCATGGGCGCGACGCCGAGCGATTCCATCCGCCCGTTGGAAAGAGCCGAGTACTTGGGCCGGCGCGCCGGCGTGCGGTATTCGCGGTCGTTCGTCGGGCGCAGGTCCGGCTGCAGCCCGGCTTCGGAGAAGATCATCCGGGCGAAATCAAACCAGGTGATCGGCGTTCCGCCCCCGACGTGGATGACGCCGCTGACGCCGCGTTCCACCAGATCCGCCGTGCGCGCCGCCAGCAGAGGCGCGTAGGTCGGACTGCCCGTGTGATCTTCCACCACGCGGATGGTCTTGCCTTCGCGCGCCAGCCGCAGCATCAGCTCGATGAAATTCCCCCGCGCCGTCTGCAGTCCGCCCAGTCCGAAGACGCCGGAAGTCCGCACGATCAGGGCGTCGTCGAGATAGGCCTTGGCGTAATATTCGCCGGCGAGCTTGGAGACGGCGTACGCGCCCAGCGGGTGAGGCGGGTCGGTCTCCACATACGGCCTGCCGGCAGCGCCGTCGAAAACATAGTCCGTCGAGTAGTGCACCAGCTTCGCGCCCGACTGCCTGCAGGCCAGCGCGATGTTGCGCACGGCCAGAGCGTTTACCTGAAACGCGGCTGCCGGCTCGCTCTCGGCGACATCCACCTGATTGTAAGCGGCAGCGTTCAGCACGACGTCGGGGTTGAATTGCGCCACAGCGCCTTCCACGGCTTCGGGGTTCGTGATGTCGACCTGCCTGCGGTCCCAACCCGCCACTGCGTAGCCCCTCTGCCGGAACTCCCTCTCCAGTTCGACTCCC
This DNA window, taken from Bryobacteraceae bacterium, encodes the following:
- the fucI gene encoding L-fucose isomerase — encoded protein: MADTAILIANGDLRLSANQVCWPAQQAAEQKVMEAVRSLGYSIERGHPYDENKKHGFIDSQKYGMEVFRNIPPTAPLIVVEAVWQYSHHILHGLYTHQGPILTVANWSGQWPGLVGMLNLNGSMTKAGIPYSTLWSENFDDEFFLSGLKRWLEGEKLVHDTRHVRPLASFRLPSDCEEMGARMARELYRNKAIMGVFDEGCMGMYNAIIPDELLHRTGVFKERLSQSALYAEMLTVSDEEALAVRRWLDAKGMKFVTGPNPETDLTDDQILQQCKMYIAALRIADDFGCDTIGIQYQQGLKDLAPASDLVEGLLNNVDRPPVQARGNGRILYEGKALPHFNEVDECAGLDALITNRIWTALGYDPETTLHDVRYGEEYNGEYVWVFLISGAAPPQHFIGGYAGASSERQPPMYFRLGGGTLKGISKPGEIVWSRIFVDAGVLRADLGRAKVVELPREETERRWRITTPQWPIMHAVLYGITRDQMMARHKANHIQVAYAPDAAAANRALAVKAAMLREMGVDVSICGTRHGLE
- a CDS encoding acetoacetate metabolism regulatory protein AtoC yields the protein MGEPSILIVDDDIVVRDSLGKWFESEGFQVSIAPGAAAALEMLASRRFDLALVDIKMPGVDGIELQAKLREIDPAMPVIIMTGFASVETAVRALKNGAYDYITKPFDPDELVHLVNKAISHKRAEREVSKLKENLDEIFPETKLIGQSPAMKRVIELVETVAPTDATVLITGESGTGKEVVARAIHALSPRRYNPMVVIHCGALTESLLESELFGHERGAFTGAQARKKGKFEVADGGTVFLDEISDISLRVQTDLLRVLQEKEIVRVGDTMPVKVDFRAIAATNKSLERLVEERVFRPDLYYRLNVFSINIPALRERKEDIPLLVAHFLDKFARQMNRPPQRLAPETMELLMRYDWPGNVRELENAIERALLMRREGDLKPEDFPFQLHPSAPVIATGLRLEDVEKAHIERVLAETRWNLSKTARILDIDRTTLYNKIRKYGLREPASR
- a CDS encoding two-component sensor histidine kinase, whose translation is MHRPVRLPRFGLAAKLAVWLVGGVLLCFVLFSFAHQRLEQRHLESLVSLSAQRVADVVHFSAWQAMLRNDQEMLYTMIRDIGREPGIRRLRIINEVGLVRYSTDTAEIGTMVDKQAEACYACHAQAEPLARLQRKDRTRIFRADEGHRVLAVILPIENHPDCSTAACHAHPPSRRILGVIDAHLSLDAVDEQLAEHRAQMYLFTAGAAVMGCLMAILFVWYFVHRPVHDLVAGTMRLASGDLSHRIQVRSRDELGVLAESFNEMAEDLEKTHRELTEWADTLEERVREKTAELEAAQRSLIHTEKMASLGRLAATVAHEVNNPLFGMLTYARLVLKDLQKPVLDEAARQRMIDNLRIIERESRRCGDLMKNLLAFARQSTPQRVHTQVNQIVERAVRLVMHQYELSQIALRTQLDDSLPEIDCDPGQIQQVLIVLLVNAQEALGRGGEVTVETRRAESGIELVVRDNGPGIAPELQLQIFEPFFSTKDDPHRTGLGLAVARGIVERHGGRIRLNSAPGKGAEFIVELPLEAKEPDSEPETMVKGEA
- the fdnI gene encoding formate dehydrogenase, whose amino-acid sequence is MMAMAQKYFWRGLFAVIMAAGLYATFLRFWGGLGASTNLSDQFPWGIWIGFDVLCGVGLAAGGFTLAATVHIFNIKSYHAVVRPAILTAFLGYLLVVVALMFDLGHPYRIWHPLIMWNPRSVMFEVGWCVTLYTTVLFLEFLPVVLEKFRMHTALKIMKGVTLPIIIAGVILSTLHQSSLGSLFLIMPDRLHPLWWTPLLPVLFFISAVATGLAMTIFESWHSSKAFGRQLEYGLICNMTRVLAVITAVYLTMRFLDLSHRGALATLNEPGIERWMFGLEIVLMAVPMLMFFREKTRRHPLAVYLGVVMFLLGFVANRMNVSVTGLERASGVTYIPKWSEVAVTLAIIAAGFAIFRLAARYLPVFEEERHEDQESVPGTRIPTLQGAAAQGD
- the fdnH gene encoding formate dehydrogenase encodes the protein MARAILFDSTQCIGCRQCEQACSEGKKLPYDDKIAAEEKTSAHKLTAVRTYGERYSRKLCMHCLDPACASVCPVAALQKTAAGPVVYLPERCMGCRYCMVSCVFGVPTYEWNSRLPYVRKCDLCADRVPKGEPTRCAEACPTGATISGDRDELIAEARKRLAENPEGYYPRIYGLEEAGGTSVLILSAVPFDQIGYPVNIEKTALPQYTWAALKHIPDVVVMGTVLLGGIHWLTHRKEEVARKEGRS
- the rbfD gene encoding NAD(P)-dependent oxidoreductase yields the protein MKKAVVFGCAGQLGVELEREFRQRGYAVAGWDRRQVDITNPEAVEGAVAQFNPDVVLNAAAYNQVDVAESEPAAAFQVNALAVRNIALACRQSGAKLVHYSTDYVFDGAAGRPYVETDPPHPLGAYAVSKLAGEYYAKAYLDDALIVRTSGVFGLGGLQTARGNFIELMLRLAREGKTIRVVEDHTGSPTYAPLLAARTADLVERGVSGVIHVGGGTPITWFDFARMIFSEAGLQPDLRPTNDREYRTPARRPKYSALSNGRMESLGVAPMPPLETAVRSYLQLRSRMVSA